In Mastacembelus armatus chromosome 5, fMasArm1.2, whole genome shotgun sequence, a single genomic region encodes these proteins:
- the tmcc1b gene encoding transmembrane and coiled-coil domains protein 1b isoform X2 yields the protein MDQGSSEQSPEEPDVGGRAEPEVGRRASESEHSLSKITHNALENMGALGHGLKQFFQPQRRRSSVSPHDSVSSCTSAPPSEPTDVGSEVGDAPASSALPLDSDNPAASAPPAALSRVLQQIRGAPPMMKRGTSLQSRRSKAGGAGDPPQKGSPQIHRRSTHEALLQAGRPRSSSTTDTPSSPALADMLLTSGYHSTEEPEKLDRYDGSGPAVSPNALPYGADGYDVVDSTPDPQRTKQAIAQLQQKILKLTEQIKIEQTARDDNVAEYLKLANNADKQQSARIKQVFEKKNQKSAQTIQQLQRKLEHYHRKLREVEQNGIPRQPKDVFRDMHQGLKDVGAKVTGGLSSISQATHSAAGAVVSKPREIASLIRNKFGSADNIAALKDSLDEAQGDEVVGPGGTRALGTGQLQSSPKYGSDDDCSSATSGSAGANSTTGAPGGPPSSKGNTLDHAQASGFDAILNEIQELRENQGRLEESFENLKAHYQRDYTLIMEALQEERYRCERLEEQLNDLTELHQNEILNLKQELASMEEKIAYQSYERARDIQEALEACQTRISKMELQQQQQQLQQRGGSEA from the exons ATGGATCAGGGTAGTAGTGAGCAGAGTCCAGAGGAGCCGGACGTAGGAGGCCGAGCGGAGCCCGAGGTCGGCAGGAGGGCGTCCGAGTCAGAGCACAGCTTGTCCAAAATCACCCATAATGCCCTGGAGAACATGGGAGCGTTAGGCCATGGCCTGAAGCAGTTCTTCCAGCCACAGCGCCGACGCTCCTCCGTTTCCCCACATGACTCCGTCTCGTCCTGTACAAGCGCCCCTCCCTCCGAACCCACTGATGTAGGCTCAGAAGTAGGGGATGCTCCTGCCTCCTCGGCTCTCCCTTTGGATTCTGACAACCCTGCTGCTTCCGCCCCTCCTGCAGCTCTGAGCCGTGTTCTGCAGCAAATCCGAGGTGCTCCACCAATGATGAAGCGAGGGACCAGCCTGCAGAGCCGCCGCAGCAAGGCAGGGGGTGCTGGGGATCCTCCCCAGAAAGGCAGCCCCCAGATCCATCGGCGCAGCACCCACGAGGCCCTGCTGCAGGCTGGACGCCCACGCTCCTCGTCAACCACAGATACACCGAGCAGTCCAGCCCTAGCTGATATGCTGCTGACCTCTGGTTACCACTCCACTGAAGAGCCTGAGAAG TTGGATCGTTACGATGGATCGGGCCCTGCTGTGTCACCCAATGCCCTGCCCTACGGCGCCGACGGGTACGATGTAGTTGACAGTACCCCCGATCCCCAGCGAACTAAGCAAGCCATCGCCCAGCTACAACAGAAGATCCTCAAACTCACAGAACAAATCAAGATTGAACAAACAGCACGTGACGACAATGTGGCTGAATACCTGAAACTTGCTAATAATGCAGACAAACAGCAAAGTGCACGCATCAAACAAGTGTTTGAGAAGAAGAACCAAAAGTCAGCTCAGACTATTCAGCAATTGCAGAGGAAGCTGGAACACTACCACCGGAAGCTTCGTGAGGTGGAACAGAACGGCATCCCTCGCCAGCCCAAAGATGTTTTCCGAGACATGCACCAGGGCCTGAAAGATGTTGGAGCTAAG GTGACAGGTGGCCTCTCCAGCATCTCTCAAGCCACTCACTCTGCAGCCGGAGCTGTAGTCTCAAAACCGAGAGAAATCGCTTCCCTCATCCGCAACAAGTTTGGCAGTGCTGATAACATTGCAGCCCTGAAAGATTCTTTAGATGAAGCCCAGGGAGATGAGGTTGTTGGCCCTGGAGGAACGAGGGCTCTTGGGACAGGGCAGCTGCAGTCCAGCCCGAAGTATGGCAGTGATGATGACTGTTCTAGTGCTACGTCTGGCTCTGCAGGAGCCAATAGCACTACTGGAGCCCCCGGAGGCCCCCCGAGCTCCAAGGGAAACACCCTTGATCATGCACAGGCCTCAGGCTTTGACGCTATACTCAATGAAATCCAAGAGCTCCGGGAAAACCAAGGCAGACTTGAGGAGTCCTTTGAAAACTTAAAAGCCCACTATCAACGGGACTACACACTGATCATGGAGGCGCTGCAAGAGGAGCGATACAG GTGTGAACGTTTAGAAGAACAACTGAATGACTTGACAGAACTGCATCAGAATGAAATACTGAACTTGAAACAGGAGTTAGCGAGTATGGAGGAGAAGATTGCTTATCAGTCTTATGAAAGAGCGAGGGACATTCAG GAGGCGCTGGAGGCATGTCAGACACGAATCTCCAagatggagctgcagcagcagcaacagcag tTACAACAGCGAGGAGGTTCAGAGGCCTGA
- the tmcc1b gene encoding transmembrane and coiled-coil domains protein 1b isoform X1 — protein sequence MDQGSSEQSPEEPDVGGRAEPEVGRRASESEHSLSKITHNALENMGALGHGLKQFFQPQRRRSSVSPHDSVSSCTSAPPSEPTDVGSEVGDAPASSALPLDSDNPAASAPPAALSRVLQQIRGAPPMMKRGTSLQSRRSKAGGAGDPPQKGSPQIHRRSTHEALLQAGRPRSSSTTDTPSSPALADMLLTSGYHSTEEPEKLDRYDGSGPAVSPNALPYGADGYDVVDSTPDPQRTKQAIAQLQQKILKLTEQIKIEQTARDDNVAEYLKLANNADKQQSARIKQVFEKKNQKSAQTIQQLQRKLEHYHRKLREVEQNGIPRQPKDVFRDMHQGLKDVGAKVTGGLSSISQATHSAAGAVVSKPREIASLIRNKFGSADNIAALKDSLDEAQGDEVVGPGGTRALGTGQLQSSPKYGSDDDCSSATSGSAGANSTTGAPGGPPSSKGNTLDHAQASGFDAILNEIQELRENQGRLEESFENLKAHYQRDYTLIMEALQEERYRCERLEEQLNDLTELHQNEILNLKQELASMEEKIAYQSYERARDIQEALEACQTRISKMELQQQQQQVVQLEGLENATARTLLGKLINVLLAVMAVLLVFVSTVANCVVPLMKTRSRTLSTLLLVIFLAFLWRHWDALSEYLHHFFLHPR from the exons ATGGATCAGGGTAGTAGTGAGCAGAGTCCAGAGGAGCCGGACGTAGGAGGCCGAGCGGAGCCCGAGGTCGGCAGGAGGGCGTCCGAGTCAGAGCACAGCTTGTCCAAAATCACCCATAATGCCCTGGAGAACATGGGAGCGTTAGGCCATGGCCTGAAGCAGTTCTTCCAGCCACAGCGCCGACGCTCCTCCGTTTCCCCACATGACTCCGTCTCGTCCTGTACAAGCGCCCCTCCCTCCGAACCCACTGATGTAGGCTCAGAAGTAGGGGATGCTCCTGCCTCCTCGGCTCTCCCTTTGGATTCTGACAACCCTGCTGCTTCCGCCCCTCCTGCAGCTCTGAGCCGTGTTCTGCAGCAAATCCGAGGTGCTCCACCAATGATGAAGCGAGGGACCAGCCTGCAGAGCCGCCGCAGCAAGGCAGGGGGTGCTGGGGATCCTCCCCAGAAAGGCAGCCCCCAGATCCATCGGCGCAGCACCCACGAGGCCCTGCTGCAGGCTGGACGCCCACGCTCCTCGTCAACCACAGATACACCGAGCAGTCCAGCCCTAGCTGATATGCTGCTGACCTCTGGTTACCACTCCACTGAAGAGCCTGAGAAG TTGGATCGTTACGATGGATCGGGCCCTGCTGTGTCACCCAATGCCCTGCCCTACGGCGCCGACGGGTACGATGTAGTTGACAGTACCCCCGATCCCCAGCGAACTAAGCAAGCCATCGCCCAGCTACAACAGAAGATCCTCAAACTCACAGAACAAATCAAGATTGAACAAACAGCACGTGACGACAATGTGGCTGAATACCTGAAACTTGCTAATAATGCAGACAAACAGCAAAGTGCACGCATCAAACAAGTGTTTGAGAAGAAGAACCAAAAGTCAGCTCAGACTATTCAGCAATTGCAGAGGAAGCTGGAACACTACCACCGGAAGCTTCGTGAGGTGGAACAGAACGGCATCCCTCGCCAGCCCAAAGATGTTTTCCGAGACATGCACCAGGGCCTGAAAGATGTTGGAGCTAAG GTGACAGGTGGCCTCTCCAGCATCTCTCAAGCCACTCACTCTGCAGCCGGAGCTGTAGTCTCAAAACCGAGAGAAATCGCTTCCCTCATCCGCAACAAGTTTGGCAGTGCTGATAACATTGCAGCCCTGAAAGATTCTTTAGATGAAGCCCAGGGAGATGAGGTTGTTGGCCCTGGAGGAACGAGGGCTCTTGGGACAGGGCAGCTGCAGTCCAGCCCGAAGTATGGCAGTGATGATGACTGTTCTAGTGCTACGTCTGGCTCTGCAGGAGCCAATAGCACTACTGGAGCCCCCGGAGGCCCCCCGAGCTCCAAGGGAAACACCCTTGATCATGCACAGGCCTCAGGCTTTGACGCTATACTCAATGAAATCCAAGAGCTCCGGGAAAACCAAGGCAGACTTGAGGAGTCCTTTGAAAACTTAAAAGCCCACTATCAACGGGACTACACACTGATCATGGAGGCGCTGCAAGAGGAGCGATACAG GTGTGAACGTTTAGAAGAACAACTGAATGACTTGACAGAACTGCATCAGAATGAAATACTGAACTTGAAACAGGAGTTAGCGAGTATGGAGGAGAAGATTGCTTATCAGTCTTATGAAAGAGCGAGGGACATTCAG GAGGCGCTGGAGGCATGTCAGACACGAATCTCCAagatggagctgcagcagcagcaacagcaggtgGTACAGCTGGAGGGTTTGGAGAATGCCACGGCGCGGACTCTTCTCGGCAAATTAATCAATGTGCTGCTAGCTGTCATGGCAGTCCTTTTGGTGTTTGTGTCCACAGTGGCTAACTGTGTGGTTCCCTTAATGAAAACACGCAGCCGCACGCTTTCTACACTGCTCCTTGTAATCTTCCTTGCCTTCCTCTGGAGGCACTGGGATGCTCTTTCAGAGTATCTGCATCACTTTTTTCTCCACCCCAGATGA
- the tmcc1b gene encoding transmembrane and coiled-coil domains protein 1b isoform X3: MMKRGTSLQSRRSKAGGAGDPPQKGSPQIHRRSTHEALLQAGRPRSSSTTDTPSSPALADMLLTSGYHSTEEPEKLDRYDGSGPAVSPNALPYGADGYDVVDSTPDPQRTKQAIAQLQQKILKLTEQIKIEQTARDDNVAEYLKLANNADKQQSARIKQVFEKKNQKSAQTIQQLQRKLEHYHRKLREVEQNGIPRQPKDVFRDMHQGLKDVGAKVTGGLSSISQATHSAAGAVVSKPREIASLIRNKFGSADNIAALKDSLDEAQGDEVVGPGGTRALGTGQLQSSPKYGSDDDCSSATSGSAGANSTTGAPGGPPSSKGNTLDHAQASGFDAILNEIQELRENQGRLEESFENLKAHYQRDYTLIMEALQEERYRCERLEEQLNDLTELHQNEILNLKQELASMEEKIAYQSYERARDIQEALEACQTRISKMELQQQQQQVVQLEGLENATARTLLGKLINVLLAVMAVLLVFVSTVANCVVPLMKTRSRTLSTLLLVIFLAFLWRHWDALSEYLHHFFLHPR; encoded by the exons ATGATGAAGCGAGGGACCAGCCTGCAGAGCCGCCGCAGCAAGGCAGGGGGTGCTGGGGATCCTCCCCAGAAAGGCAGCCCCCAGATCCATCGGCGCAGCACCCACGAGGCCCTGCTGCAGGCTGGACGCCCACGCTCCTCGTCAACCACAGATACACCGAGCAGTCCAGCCCTAGCTGATATGCTGCTGACCTCTGGTTACCACTCCACTGAAGAGCCTGAGAAG TTGGATCGTTACGATGGATCGGGCCCTGCTGTGTCACCCAATGCCCTGCCCTACGGCGCCGACGGGTACGATGTAGTTGACAGTACCCCCGATCCCCAGCGAACTAAGCAAGCCATCGCCCAGCTACAACAGAAGATCCTCAAACTCACAGAACAAATCAAGATTGAACAAACAGCACGTGACGACAATGTGGCTGAATACCTGAAACTTGCTAATAATGCAGACAAACAGCAAAGTGCACGCATCAAACAAGTGTTTGAGAAGAAGAACCAAAAGTCAGCTCAGACTATTCAGCAATTGCAGAGGAAGCTGGAACACTACCACCGGAAGCTTCGTGAGGTGGAACAGAACGGCATCCCTCGCCAGCCCAAAGATGTTTTCCGAGACATGCACCAGGGCCTGAAAGATGTTGGAGCTAAG GTGACAGGTGGCCTCTCCAGCATCTCTCAAGCCACTCACTCTGCAGCCGGAGCTGTAGTCTCAAAACCGAGAGAAATCGCTTCCCTCATCCGCAACAAGTTTGGCAGTGCTGATAACATTGCAGCCCTGAAAGATTCTTTAGATGAAGCCCAGGGAGATGAGGTTGTTGGCCCTGGAGGAACGAGGGCTCTTGGGACAGGGCAGCTGCAGTCCAGCCCGAAGTATGGCAGTGATGATGACTGTTCTAGTGCTACGTCTGGCTCTGCAGGAGCCAATAGCACTACTGGAGCCCCCGGAGGCCCCCCGAGCTCCAAGGGAAACACCCTTGATCATGCACAGGCCTCAGGCTTTGACGCTATACTCAATGAAATCCAAGAGCTCCGGGAAAACCAAGGCAGACTTGAGGAGTCCTTTGAAAACTTAAAAGCCCACTATCAACGGGACTACACACTGATCATGGAGGCGCTGCAAGAGGAGCGATACAG GTGTGAACGTTTAGAAGAACAACTGAATGACTTGACAGAACTGCATCAGAATGAAATACTGAACTTGAAACAGGAGTTAGCGAGTATGGAGGAGAAGATTGCTTATCAGTCTTATGAAAGAGCGAGGGACATTCAG GAGGCGCTGGAGGCATGTCAGACACGAATCTCCAagatggagctgcagcagcagcaacagcaggtgGTACAGCTGGAGGGTTTGGAGAATGCCACGGCGCGGACTCTTCTCGGCAAATTAATCAATGTGCTGCTAGCTGTCATGGCAGTCCTTTTGGTGTTTGTGTCCACAGTGGCTAACTGTGTGGTTCCCTTAATGAAAACACGCAGCCGCACGCTTTCTACACTGCTCCTTGTAATCTTCCTTGCCTTCCTCTGGAGGCACTGGGATGCTCTTTCAGAGTATCTGCATCACTTTTTTCTCCACCCCAGATGA
- the h1m gene encoding linker histone H1M, with the protein MPPKKPAADTADPPAPSSSEAPVVKKAETNPDVQALRKLAAQRPSTTIMVKEALKELDSRKGVSSQAIQNYIKQKYPSVDVLRLKHLVRRALKKGLENGTLVRPASSSVATGAVGKFRLAPKVKESKKKTENTDPNVQEAPKPAKDEAKKPKKAGATKKEPADDQTKSQKDPKPHKQPKEKDAATSKVAPAKKPKGKTAAEKGDKSNSGSTKTKGAKSGKESQSKAAKDGDASKTTGKRGKKAEA; encoded by the exons ATGCCTCCTAAAAAACCAGCAGCAGACACTGCTGATCCGCCTGCGCCGTCGTCCAGCGAAGCCCCGGTGGTCAAGAAAGCGGAGACAAATCCAG ATGTTCAAGCTCTGCGCAAACTGGCAGCGCAGCGTCCGTCCACGACCATTATGGTGAAAGAGGCTCTTAAAGAGTTGGATTCGCGGAAAGGAGTTTCTTCCCAAGCGATACAAaattatattaaacaaaaataccCTTCAGTGGATGTTTTAAGGTTGAAGCACTTGGTCCGAAGAGCCCTGAAAAAAGGACTCGAGAACGGCACGTTAGTCCGGCCTGCCAGCTCGAGTGTCGCTACAGGAGCAGTGGGGAAATTTAGG CTTGCACCCAAAGTGAAggagtcaaagaaaaaaactgaaaacacggATCCTAATGTGCAAGAAGCTCCAAAACCGGCCAAGGATGAAGCCAAGAAGCCTAAAAAAGCTG GTGCCACAAAGAAGGAGCCTGCCGATGACCAGACCAAGTCACAGAAG gaCCCAAAGCCTCACAAACAGCCCAAGGAAAAAGATGCTGCTACCTCAAAGGTTGCCCCAGCAAAGAAGCCTAAAGgtaaaacagctgcagagaaaggaGATAAGAGCAACTCTGGTTCAACAAAGACAAAGGGAGCAAAGTCAGGAAAGGAGTCCCAGAGCAAGGCCGCTAAAGATGGTGATGCCTCTAAAACAACAGGGAAACGGGGGAAGAAGGCTGAAGCGTAA